In Oxalobacteraceae bacterium OTU3CINTB1, the sequence AAAACGGAGACAAACATGAGTAAATTCACGCACCTGAAAAGGTGGGCGGCGGTCGGCTGCCTCGCGCTAGCCTCGTCCTTCAACGCCGGCGCCACCACATGGACGTTAACCGGCTCGGTCGTCACGCACGACCCAAGCATCTACAAGGAAGGCAATACCTGGTGGATCACGGAGACCAGCGACACCGGCATCGGCGTCAAATACTCGCCGGACGGTCGCGCGTGGACGCAGGGCGGCAGCATCTTCGGCGGCGGCCTGTCGTGGTGGGGCCAATACAACGGCAACTCCAAAACCGTGTGGGCGCCGGACATCCATGTCTGGAACGGCAAGGCGATCCTGTACTACGCGGTGTCCACGTTCGGCAACCAGAAATCGGCGATCGGCCTTGCCACGGCCAGCAGCATCGCCCAGGGTAACTGGGTGGACAAGGGTGTCGTCATCACGTCGGCGCCGGGCGACAATTTCAACGCCATCGATCCCAACTTCGTGGTCGACAAATCGGGGCAACCCTGGCTCAGCTACGGCTCCTTCTGGGACGGGATCTTCCTGACGCGGGTCGACGCCAGCACGCTCAAACCTATCGGCACCAAATACCGCCTGGCCGACGATGCGATCGGCATCGAAAACCCCTTCATCATCGCCAACGGCTCGTACTACTACCTGTTCGTCTCCAAGGGCACCTGCTGCGCGAAGGCCGCGAGTACTTACCACATCTCCTACGGCCGCTCCACCAGCATCACCGGGCCTTACCTGGACAAGAACGGGGTCGACATGCGCAACGGCGGCGGCACCGTGCTCGATTCGGGTGGCGCGCGCTTCATCGCACCGGGCGGCGAATCGATCAGCAACGGCGCGATGGTGCGCCACCGTCTCGACAGCCAGAACAACTACAACGGCGTGCTGTTCATCAGCGACCTGTTCTTCACCAACGGCTGGCCGACTTTCTGATGACGTACCAGGAGGAGAAACGGCGCTGGCCGGTGATGCTGTCGGCTGTCGTCGGCGGAATACTCGGCGCGTCGGCGCTGCTGTGGGCGAGGTGGCCGGGCGACGAACCGGCTGCCGCGCCCACACCTCCGCCGGCGATGGCGGCGCCAGCGACAGCGGGCGCCGCGCCGCCTCGCGCTACGTTGCCGCTCCGCGAACCCGACGTTCTATCCTCGGATATCGCGTTGACCGACAATCAGGAGCTGATCGCCGACAGCGCGCTGCGCAAGGTGATGGATTCCTACTTGTTGGGAGGCGGCGACCAGGGACGTCTACAGGCACTGCTGGACTATCTGAATCGCTACCTGCCCGCCAGCGCGGCGCGCGAGGCCGGACAGCTTGCAAACAGCTACAACGCATATTTGAGCGCGCACGACCAACTGCTGGCGGCGCAAAATTTCGGCGCCACACCCGACCTCAATCGGCTGATCGGCTGGCAGCGGCAGCGGGAGCAGTTGCGCAACCGCATGTTGGGCGAAAAAGTCACGCTCGAATGGTTCGGCAACGAAGAAGCCTACCTCACGCAGGCGCTGGAAGAACTGGGCCAGCGCCGCGACGGCACCGCGCCGCCCCCAAACAGCGCAGACGAAGACAAGATGAAGCACGACCAGCATATGCGGCAAGTGCTACGGGACGCGATCATCGCGCTACGGCCAATGGGATAAAAAAAACAACGGACACACGTAGGGCGGATTAGGCGGAACGCCGTAATCCGCCAATGCGTGATCCGCCAACGACACACGCAATACAGCTCAAGGCGCGAACAAATACTCGCAACCCTGATCAGAAGGATCGCGCGCCAGCATCCGATCATACAACCCCGAATTCTCCGACAGCGTCCGCGCCACATCCTCCGGCAGCAGCAACCCGGCCGCCACCTGCCGCTCCGCCGCCGCCTGAACAGCCGCCACAAAATCAGCCCTAGTGGGATACCGCACCTCCAAACTAGGCCGAGGATCCCCAGCCGCGACCCGCTCCGCCTCCGTCCTTGCAAACGGCACAAAACTACCGTCGAAACGCGACGTCGCCCAAGCAAATCCCGTCCCCGGCGCCCGCAAGTTCCAACCCGTATGCGTGCCCAAAGGCGCCTGCAACTCCACCAGCCGCACCCCGCCCCTGTCATTGCCATCGGCATCCGGCGTCGGCACGCGCGTCTCGAATTCCTCGCCACGTTTAACCGGCACTCCGCTACCGATCAACCTCGGCTCGCGTAGATTCTGCGCCGGCGGCGTCAAACCTAAACCCTTGGGGAAGATCGCGCGATAATCAGCAACCGTCGTCAACGAACCGTCGGCCAGTTGCGGATACGCGCTGTCCGGCGGCTGCTTGCCATTAACCACCCACGCCTCCAGCCCCACGATCAACGCCCGCATCGGCAAATAATGGTTGCTGGTGGAGACGCAAGCGGTGAACGGCGCGCGTACGCGCGAGCGCCCAACATAATGCTGCGCACCCATGAAGCCATAGACCCGCGCGTTATCCGCCGGCGCGACGTCACGCGCACCATCGGTCGTGGTGGTGATCATCGACGCACCGCGATTCCAGTACTCGGTCGACGTATTCGCGTAAATCAGCTTCGGTAAATTCCCCTGCTTGTCCCGCGCCCGATCCAGCGTGGACGCCGTCTTACCGCTGACAGGATCGCGCGACTGCGCCGTGGTAAACGGGAACGCATCCGCCGGATACTCATGCTCCTCCATCATCGACGGGTGACGCGTAGGCTGTGCGAAGCGGCTATTGAATCCCGCCGAACCGCCGGCGCCCGGCACTTGCAAGTAGGCGCCGCTGAACGCCAGCCGGCCGGATTCGTCCACATTCAGGCCGTCGTGCAGCATACGGCCGATCACACGGCCGGACTGGCTGATGCCAAACATGAGCACAGCCTTTGGCACCGGAGCCCCCTCAAACGGCGTGTCACGGAAGTAGGCCAGCAGATCGCGTATGCCGGCCAGCCCGGCGCCGGTGACGTAAGGATCTTTCGCCACGTAGGTCAATTCGTAAATGGTATCGGGCTTGAAGCCACCGTCCAACCGCACGCGGCCAGGCCCGCCCTTCTTCTCCGGCGCGACGAAACTCCAGCTGCTGCGCGGGACAGGCTTGCGCTTATCGGCGGGCCGCGCGCGTTGGGTCAGCTGCGCTTTGGGATCCCCAGACTTGGCCGGTTCGTAGGTAAGGCCACGCTGGCCGGCGTAGACAGCGATATCGACCGGCGTATTGACGGTGAATTCGTTCTGCACCTTGCCCTTGATACCCTTGGCGACAGGCGGCGCGAACACCAGCGGACGAGCGCCGGCAGCCTGCGGCGCGACGTCCCACGTCCAGGCGGAGAACAGCAGCGAGTAACCGTGACGCATCAGGAAACCGTCGCCCGCGTCGGCGGCGGTGGTGGGATCGTTGTTGACCGGGCTGCGGCCATTGACCTGCCCCATGATCGCGATGCCGCCACGGTTGTTGACGTCATAGATCAAACTGGAAGGCTGGGCGCCGGTTGGTCGCAGCAGTACGAACTCGCTGGAGAAAATCACGAGGCCGCGCCCATCGCGTGGCGCGTACTTCAAATCCACGATGACAGCATTGGACTTCGACTTGGGATCCAACGCGTAATAAGCGACGCCGCGTATCTTTTCATACGCACCGGCGTCGCCGAAGGTCATCCCGTCCGCGAACGGCGTTCGCTCGATCACTTCGATACGCTCCACCGCCGCCCGCGCTGGCATACAGAGTGCCGCCATCGCGGTCGTGGTGGCCAGCAGTGCCAGCCGGTGCCTGTAGATCATCCCGAGCCTCTATCCGTTTGCAAAACGTCTATCCTAGCAGACGTGGCGCGCAGGCGAGACCGGCGTTATGTAGGCGTATCGACTTCGTCCCAATCACGGTCTTCGAACCGGACCAACCAGTTCAACGCGTGATGACGCTCCTGCAGCACGCCATCGTTCAAACCTGCCGGCGCAGGATACTTCTTCAACAGCGCCTGGCGAGTGGCCCAATGCAAACGGTAGTGCAAATCCAACGCGTCCAGAATCTCCGTCGCCGAACGCATCGCCGGCTGCTTGCGCAAGCCTTCGGTTCCACGCTCGATGGCGGTGCGGGAGATCGAAGACACGTCACAGATCGCATCCGCGAAAGGCAGCGCATCCTGCAACCCCAAGGCCCACTGCAGTACCAGAATCGCCTCATAGCGCCACAAGTACTG encodes:
- a CDS encoding alpha/beta hydrolase domain-containing protein, which gives rise to MIYRHRLALLATTTAMAALCMPARAAVERIEVIERTPFADGMTFGDAGAYEKIRGVAYYALDPKSKSNAVIVDLKYAPRDGRGLVIFSSEFVLLRPTGAQPSSLIYDVNNRGGIAIMGQVNGRSPVNNDPTTAADAGDGFLMRHGYSLLFSAWTWDVAPQAAGARPLVFAPPVAKGIKGKVQNEFTVNTPVDIAVYAGQRGLTYEPAKSGDPKAQLTQRARPADKRKPVPRSSWSFVAPEKKGGPGRVRLDGGFKPDTIYELTYVAKDPYVTGAGLAGIRDLLAYFRDTPFEGAPVPKAVLMFGISQSGRVIGRMLHDGLNVDESGRLAFSGAYLQVPGAGGSAGFNSRFAQPTRHPSMMEEHEYPADAFPFTTAQSRDPVSGKTASTLDRARDKQGNLPKLIYANTSTEYWNRGASMITTTTDGARDVAPADNARVYGFMGAQHYVGRSRVRAPFTACVSTSNHYLPMRALIVGLEAWVVNGKQPPDSAYPQLADGSLTTVADYRAIFPKGLGLTPPAQNLREPRLIGSGVPVKRGEEFETRVPTPDADGNDRGGVRLVELQAPLGTHTGWNLRAPGTGFAWATSRFDGSFVPFARTEAERVAAGDPRPSLEVRYPTRADFVAAVQAAAERQVAAGLLLPEDVARTLSENSGLYDRMLARDPSDQGCEYLFAP
- a CDS encoding family 43 glycosylhydrolase, yielding MSKFTHLKRWAAVGCLALASSFNAGATTWTLTGSVVTHDPSIYKEGNTWWITETSDTGIGVKYSPDGRAWTQGGSIFGGGLSWWGQYNGNSKTVWAPDIHVWNGKAILYYAVSTFGNQKSAIGLATASSIAQGNWVDKGVVITSAPGDNFNAIDPNFVVDKSGQPWLSYGSFWDGIFLTRVDASTLKPIGTKYRLADDAIGIENPFIIANGSYYYLFVSKGTCCAKAASTYHISYGRSTSITGPYLDKNGVDMRNGGGTVLDSGGARFIAPGGESISNGAMVRHRLDSQNNYNGVLFISDLFFTNGWPTF